In the genome of Streptomyces sp. V2I9, one region contains:
- a CDS encoding Gfo/Idh/MocA family protein, with the protein MNDDARPAPEPQDIPPHSGPTDEAKRQDPSRRSVLWTTAGVAGAGLGLGALGTGTASAAGPTAPEAVSAAEAAAAAPARQGRTMAGVRFDGRSTVRVGIVGLGNRGGSMIDLFLAVPGVQVKAVCDPVRDKAERAAAKVTAAGQPAPTVYANGEDDYENLCERGDLDFVYVATPWELHFPMARTAMLNGKHVGVECPIAMRLEELWELVDLSERTRRHCMQLENCCYGRNEMRVLRMAHAGLFGDLLHGAGAYNHDLRELMFDPDYYEGPWRRMWHTRLRGDLYPNHGFGPVANYMDVNRGDRAVSITSVGTPALGLAAYRKEHMPPGDPSWKESYIGADRTISLVQTAKGRVIRLEHDVSSPHPYSRINSLGGTRGVFEDYPARIYLEPTNTNHQWDDFKKYAEWDHWLWKEHANPPGGHGGMDYMMVFRLMQCMRLGLVPDFDVYDAATWTAPVPLSHLSIKAEGAPLPIPDFTRGEWRKARSGMDSEKPGE; encoded by the coding sequence ATGAACGACGACGCCCGGCCCGCACCGGAACCGCAGGACATACCCCCGCACAGCGGCCCGACCGACGAGGCGAAGCGGCAGGATCCCAGCCGCCGTTCGGTGTTGTGGACCACGGCGGGCGTGGCCGGGGCCGGGCTCGGCCTCGGCGCACTGGGGACGGGCACCGCGTCGGCGGCCGGACCGACCGCCCCGGAGGCGGTGTCCGCCGCGGAGGCGGCCGCCGCCGCTCCCGCCCGGCAGGGCCGCACGATGGCGGGCGTCCGCTTCGACGGGCGGTCCACGGTCCGGGTCGGCATCGTGGGCCTCGGCAACCGGGGCGGCAGCATGATCGACCTGTTCCTCGCCGTTCCGGGCGTCCAGGTGAAGGCGGTCTGCGACCCGGTCCGGGACAAGGCGGAGAGGGCCGCCGCGAAGGTGACGGCCGCCGGGCAGCCCGCGCCCACCGTCTATGCCAACGGCGAGGACGACTACGAGAACCTCTGCGAGCGCGGGGACCTCGACTTCGTCTATGTGGCGACCCCCTGGGAGCTCCACTTCCCGATGGCGAGGACGGCGATGCTGAACGGCAAGCACGTCGGCGTCGAGTGCCCGATCGCGATGCGCCTGGAAGAGCTCTGGGAGCTGGTGGACCTCTCCGAACGCACCCGCCGGCACTGCATGCAGCTGGAGAACTGCTGTTACGGCAGGAATGAGATGCGGGTGCTGCGCATGGCGCACGCGGGTCTCTTCGGCGATCTGCTGCACGGGGCGGGGGCGTACAACCACGATCTTCGGGAGCTGATGTTCGACCCCGACTACTACGAGGGGCCCTGGCGGCGGATGTGGCACACCCGGCTGCGCGGCGACCTCTACCCCAACCACGGGTTCGGGCCCGTCGCCAACTACATGGACGTCAACCGGGGCGACCGGGCCGTGAGCATCACCAGCGTCGGCACGCCCGCCCTGGGGCTCGCCGCGTACCGCAAGGAGCACATGCCGCCCGGCGACCCCAGCTGGAAGGAGTCGTACATCGGGGCCGACCGGACGATCAGCCTCGTGCAGACGGCCAAGGGACGGGTGATCCGGCTGGAGCACGACGTGTCGTCCCCGCACCCCTACTCCCGTATCAACAGCCTCGGCGGCACGCGGGGCGTGTTCGAGGACTATCCGGCGAGGATCTATCTGGAACCCACGAACACGAACCACCAGTGGGACGACTTCAAGAAGTACGCCGAGTGGGACCACTGGCTCTGGAAGGAGCACGCGAACCCGCCGGGCGGGCACGGCGGCATGGACTACATGATGGTCTTCCGGCTGATGCAGTGCATGCGGCTCGGTCTCGTCCCCGACTTCGACGTGTACGACGCGGCGACCTGGACGGCCCCCGTGCCGCTGAGCCACCTCTCCATCAAGGCCGAGGGAGCGCCGCTGCCGATCCCGGACTTCACCCGCGGCGAGTGGAGGAAGGCCCGCTCCGGAATGGACTCGGAGAAGCCCGGGGAGTGA
- a CDS encoding MarR family winged helix-turn-helix transcriptional regulator: MDAPDSSGPADPPGSPRRSPDGSGSPDADGMLAEQLLRLTRRLHRIQSRQLEPIDITPAQFRLLRTVAQYDAAPRMADLARRLDVVPRAVTTLVDALEASGRVRRAPDPDSRRVVRVEITDEGRATLRSLRSARRAAAEEILAPLTADQREVLGGLLSALVDGMPERPC; encoded by the coding sequence ATGGACGCCCCAGATTCCTCCGGACCGGCCGACCCGCCCGGATCACCCCGCCGCTCCCCCGACGGCTCCGGCTCCCCCGACGCCGACGGCATGCTCGCCGAGCAGTTGCTGCGCCTGACCCGGCGGCTGCACCGCATCCAGAGCCGTCAGCTGGAGCCGATCGACATCACACCGGCCCAGTTCCGGCTGCTGCGGACGGTCGCGCAGTACGACGCGGCCCCCCGGATGGCCGACCTCGCCCGACGGCTGGACGTCGTGCCGCGCGCCGTGACGACGCTGGTCGACGCGCTGGAGGCGAGCGGCCGGGTGCGCCGCGCCCCGGACCCGGACAGCCGCCGGGTGGTGCGCGTCGAGATCACCGACGAGGGGCGCGCCACCCTGCGGTCCCTGCGCAGCGCGCGCCGGGCGGCCGCGGAGGAGATCCTGGCTCCGTTGACCGCCGATCAACGCGAGGTGCTCGGCGGTCTGCTGTCCGCCCTGGTGGACGGCATGCCGGAACGCCCCTGCTGA
- a CDS encoding ABC transporter ATP-binding protein, with protein sequence MQIRDLPYSDPGDPDVRSGPRFLYWLGRNQLGGQLKALAWGLLHQLGLAGLPVTAGLAVQAVVDRSGARLALAGGLIVALGVLIAAGDTMLHRTAVTNWITAAARVQQLLARKTAELGSALTRRVAAGEVVAVSTGDVEKIGWFVEALSRFAAAAIALVVICVGLILYLPSLGLVVALAMPVLALAVLPLLPRATRRADEQREKAGKATELASDTVAGLRVLRGIGGEELFLGRYRRASQEVRRAAVRSARMWALISAVQVLLPGVLLISLVWYGATLARDGRIDVGQLVTVYSAATLLLFPLRHFEEIAMAYSFSRPSAQRAVRVLSLRRSDREATVEGVAPTGDLYDPATGLMAPRGQFTAVVCGDPDEAGRLAERLGGHAEPAGDAEPGTAGGGSGAGEVKGAGSGKATGSGKVKDAGTAPPKDAERAPSVLLGAIALDDIPLDTARAAVLVQDKDPVLLSGTLRELLDVPSSGLVTADAALEAAQCGDVLDALAQASPDNEGDPMRTRITERGRSLSGGQRQRLALARSLVTDPEALVLDEPTSAVDSHTEARVAAGIAKLRRGRTTVAFASSPLLLDAADRVVLVHEGTVVAVGDHRGLLRTEPRYRAVVTRETEEETAAANAVEGPVGVPAITTVQEIEERA encoded by the coding sequence ATGCAGATTCGCGACCTTCCGTATTCGGATCCCGGCGACCCCGATGTCCGTTCAGGCCCCCGCTTCCTGTACTGGCTCGGGCGCAACCAGCTCGGAGGCCAGCTGAAGGCTCTCGCCTGGGGGTTGCTGCACCAGCTGGGCCTCGCCGGTCTCCCGGTCACCGCGGGCCTCGCCGTCCAGGCGGTGGTGGACCGCTCCGGGGCGCGGCTCGCCCTGGCCGGCGGCCTCATCGTGGCGCTCGGCGTGCTGATCGCCGCCGGCGACACCATGCTGCACCGGACCGCCGTGACCAACTGGATCACCGCCGCCGCCCGCGTCCAGCAACTCCTCGCCCGCAAGACCGCCGAGCTGGGCTCGGCGCTGACGCGGCGGGTCGCCGCCGGTGAGGTCGTCGCCGTCTCGACCGGCGATGTGGAGAAGATCGGCTGGTTCGTCGAGGCGCTCTCCCGCTTCGCCGCCGCCGCCATCGCCCTCGTGGTGATCTGCGTCGGGCTGATCCTCTATCTCCCGTCCCTCGGTCTGGTGGTGGCACTCGCCATGCCGGTGCTCGCCCTGGCCGTGCTGCCGCTGCTCCCGCGCGCCACCCGGCGCGCCGACGAGCAGCGCGAGAAGGCGGGCAAGGCCACCGAGCTGGCCTCGGACACCGTCGCCGGGCTGCGCGTGCTGCGCGGGATCGGCGGCGAGGAACTGTTCCTCGGCCGCTACCGCCGCGCCTCCCAGGAGGTCCGCCGGGCAGCCGTGCGCAGCGCCCGGATGTGGGCGCTGATCTCGGCGGTGCAGGTTCTGCTGCCGGGCGTCCTGCTGATCTCCCTGGTCTGGTACGGGGCGACGCTCGCGCGGGACGGCCGCATCGACGTCGGCCAGCTCGTCACCGTCTACAGCGCGGCCACGCTGTTGCTGTTCCCGTTGCGCCACTTCGAGGAGATCGCGATGGCGTACTCCTTCTCACGGCCCTCCGCCCAGCGCGCGGTACGGGTGCTGTCGCTGCGCCGCAGCGACAGGGAGGCCACCGTCGAGGGAGTGGCCCCGACGGGCGACCTGTACGACCCGGCGACCGGCCTGATGGCCCCTCGGGGGCAGTTCACCGCCGTCGTCTGCGGTGATCCGGACGAGGCGGGACGGCTGGCCGAACGGCTGGGCGGACACGCCGAACCCGCCGGGGACGCTGAGCCGGGGACTGCCGGAGGCGGGTCCGGGGCCGGAGAGGTGAAGGGGGCCGGGTCCGGGAAGGCCACCGGGTCCGGGAAGGTGAAGGACGCCGGGACCGCGCCCCCGAAGGACGCGGAGAGGGCCCCGTCCGTGCTGCTCGGGGCGATCGCCCTGGACGACATCCCGCTGGACACCGCGAGGGCCGCCGTACTGGTCCAGGACAAGGACCCGGTGCTGCTGTCCGGCACGCTCCGCGAGCTGCTGGACGTCCCCTCCTCGGGCCTGGTCACCGCGGACGCGGCGCTGGAGGCCGCCCAGTGCGGTGACGTGCTGGACGCCCTGGCGCAGGCGTCCCCCGACAACGAGGGGGACCCGATGCGGACCCGGATCACCGAGCGCGGCCGGTCCCTGTCCGGCGGCCAGCGCCAGCGTCTCGCGCTGGCCCGGTCACTGGTCACCGATCCGGAGGCGCTGGTGCTGGACGAGCCGACCTCCGCGGTCGACTCGCACACCGAGGCGCGCGTGGCCGCCGGGATCGCGAAGCTGCGCCGGGGGCGTACGACGGTGGCGTTCGCCTCGTCGCCGCTGCTGCTCGACGCCGCCGACCGGGTGGTCCTCGTCCACGAGGGCACCGTGGTCGCCGTGGGCGACCACCGCGGCCTGCTGCGCACCGAGCCGCGCTACCGGGCGGTCGTCACCCGTGAGACCGAGGAGGAGACGGCCGCCGCGAACGCGGTGGAGGGCCCCGTCGGGGTCCCCGCCATCACCACCGTCCAGGAAATCGAGGAGAGGGCATGA
- a CDS encoding FAD-binding and (Fe-S)-binding domain-containing protein, translated as MPLLEPDPKALRPGTPREPAPDRVTDRSVGGTPEPLRSELTALLGADKVLWKISDLVRYASDASPYRFLPRVVLLPEDLDDVSAVLSYAHGKGRDVVFRAAGTSLNGQAQGEDILVDVRRHWTGIDVLDDGARARIRPGTTVLRANTALARYGRLLGPDPASAIACTVGGVVANNASGMTAGTTRNSYRTLASLTFVLPSGTVVDTADPAADGELARAEPELCAALMEVKAEIEADPELTARIRAKYTIKNTNGYRLDAFLDGATPVQILRGLMVGSEGTFGFIAETVFDTLPLERRVSSALLFFPCLTAAAGAVPRFNEAGAIAVELMDGNTLRASVSVPGVPADWAALPRETAALLVEFRAADEAGQEAHERNAEAVVAGLDLVRPAASVTNAFTRDAGTIAGYWKARKAFVTAVGGSRPSGTTLITEDFAVPPARLADACEALLELQSRHGFDAAVAGHAAHGNLHFLLAFDAAKPDDVARYDAFMQDFCAMVVDRFDGSLKAEHATGRNIAPFLEREWGTRATELMWRTKQVIDPAGVLAPRIVLDRDPRAHLRGLKTIPKVEAVADPCIECGFCEPTCPSKDLTTTPRQRIVLRREMMRQADGSPVESGLLDAYGYDAVETCAGDSTCKLACPVGIDTGAMMKGFRHRGHSRREERLAALAARNFRAVETSARLAVGIADGLGKRVGDAPLQAVTRLARKAVRPDLVPEWLPQIPGAAARRLPPTSPAGASAVYYPACVNRIFAGPDDGFGLSLAEAVVTVSARAGKPVWIPRDVAGTCCATIWHSKGYDAGNRVMANRIVEAAWGWTAGGKLPLVVDASSCTLGIADEVVPYLTEDNKALHRELTVVDSLVWAADELLPKLTVFRTAASAVVHPTCSMEHLGDVGKLRTVAEACADEVVVPDDAGCCAFAGDRGMLHKELTDSATSDEAAEVGRRPYDAYLSANRMCEIGMERATGRPYRSALIELEHATRPTLG; from the coding sequence ATGCCGCTGCTGGAGCCCGATCCGAAAGCCCTGCGTCCAGGAACACCTCGGGAGCCCGCCCCCGACCGGGTCACCGACCGCAGCGTCGGCGGCACCCCCGAGCCGCTGCGGAGCGAGCTGACGGCCCTGCTCGGGGCGGACAAGGTGCTCTGGAAGATCTCCGACCTCGTGCGGTACGCGTCCGACGCCAGCCCTTACCGCTTCCTCCCGCGGGTCGTGCTGCTCCCCGAGGACCTCGACGACGTCTCCGCGGTCCTCTCGTACGCCCACGGCAAGGGCCGTGACGTGGTTTTCCGGGCCGCGGGCACCAGCCTCAACGGCCAGGCGCAGGGGGAGGACATCCTCGTCGACGTCCGCCGTCACTGGACCGGGATCGACGTGCTGGACGACGGGGCGCGGGCCCGCATCCGGCCGGGCACGACGGTCCTTCGGGCCAACACCGCCCTCGCCCGGTACGGCAGGCTGCTCGGCCCCGACCCGGCCAGCGCCATCGCCTGCACCGTCGGCGGGGTCGTCGCCAACAACGCCTCCGGCATGACGGCCGGCACCACCCGCAACTCCTACCGGACGCTCGCCTCGCTCACCTTCGTACTGCCGAGCGGCACCGTCGTCGACACCGCCGACCCCGCCGCCGACGGGGAGCTGGCCCGCGCCGAGCCGGAGCTGTGCGCGGCGCTGATGGAGGTGAAGGCGGAGATCGAGGCGGACCCGGAGCTGACCGCCCGTATCCGCGCCAAGTACACGATCAAGAACACCAACGGCTACCGCCTGGACGCCTTCCTCGACGGGGCGACGCCGGTGCAGATCCTGCGGGGGCTGATGGTCGGCTCCGAGGGCACCTTCGGCTTCATCGCCGAGACGGTCTTCGACACCCTGCCGCTGGAGCGGCGGGTCTCCAGCGCCCTGCTGTTCTTCCCCTGCCTCACCGCCGCGGCGGGCGCCGTGCCCCGATTCAACGAGGCGGGGGCCATCGCGGTGGAGCTGATGGACGGCAACACCCTGCGCGCCTCCGTCAGCGTGCCGGGCGTTCCGGCGGACTGGGCGGCGCTGCCGCGGGAGACTGCCGCGCTGCTGGTGGAGTTCCGAGCGGCCGACGAGGCGGGCCAGGAGGCGCACGAGCGGAACGCCGAAGCGGTCGTGGCCGGTCTGGACCTGGTCCGCCCGGCCGCGTCGGTGACCAACGCGTTCACGCGGGACGCCGGGACGATCGCCGGGTACTGGAAGGCCCGCAAGGCGTTCGTCACGGCGGTCGGCGGATCCCGGCCCTCGGGCACCACGCTGATCACGGAGGACTTCGCGGTGCCGCCCGCCCGGCTGGCGGACGCCTGCGAGGCGCTCCTGGAGCTCCAGTCGCGCCACGGTTTCGACGCCGCCGTGGCCGGTCACGCCGCGCACGGCAACCTCCACTTCCTGCTGGCGTTCGACGCGGCGAAGCCGGACGACGTGGCGCGGTACGACGCGTTCATGCAGGACTTCTGCGCAATGGTGGTGGACCGGTTCGACGGGTCGCTCAAGGCGGAGCACGCCACCGGCCGCAACATCGCGCCGTTCCTGGAGCGGGAGTGGGGGACGCGCGCCACCGAACTGATGTGGCGGACGAAGCAGGTCATCGATCCGGCCGGGGTGCTCGCGCCGCGCATCGTCCTGGACCGGGACCCGCGGGCCCATCTGCGGGGACTCAAGACCATCCCGAAGGTGGAAGCGGTCGCCGACCCGTGCATCGAGTGCGGCTTCTGCGAACCGACCTGCCCCAGCAAGGACCTGACGACGACTCCGCGCCAACGGATCGTTCTGCGGCGGGAGATGATGCGTCAGGCCGACGGGTCGCCGGTGGAGTCCGGCCTGCTGGACGCGTACGGCTACGACGCCGTGGAGACCTGCGCCGGGGACTCCACCTGCAAGCTCGCCTGCCCGGTCGGCATCGACACCGGGGCGATGATGAAGGGCTTCCGGCACCGCGGGCACTCCCGGCGCGAGGAGCGGCTCGCCGCGCTGGCCGCACGGAACTTCCGCGCGGTGGAGACGTCCGCGCGGCTCGCCGTCGGCATCGCCGACGGGCTCGGGAAGCGGGTGGGCGACGCCCCGCTCCAGGCGGTGACGCGGCTCGCCCGCAAGGCCGTCCGCCCCGATCTCGTACCGGAGTGGCTGCCGCAGATCCCCGGTGCGGCGGCCCGGCGGCTGCCGCCCACCTCTCCGGCCGGAGCGAGCGCGGTCTACTACCCGGCCTGCGTCAACCGCATCTTCGCCGGTCCGGACGACGGCTTCGGCCTCTCCCTGGCGGAGGCGGTGGTCACCGTGTCCGCGCGGGCGGGAAAGCCGGTGTGGATCCCCCGGGACGTCGCGGGGACGTGCTGCGCGACGATCTGGCATTCCAAGGGGTACGACGCCGGCAACAGGGTCATGGCGAACCGCATCGTGGAGGCCGCCTGGGGCTGGACGGCGGGAGGGAAGCTGCCGCTGGTCGTGGACGCGTCCTCGTGCACGCTCGGCATCGCCGACGAGGTGGTGCCCTACCTCACCGAGGACAACAAGGCGCTGCACCGTGAACTGACCGTCGTGGACTCGCTGGTGTGGGCGGCGGACGAGCTGCTGCCGAAGCTGACGGTGTTCCGGACCGCCGCGTCCGCCGTCGTCCACCCGACGTGCTCGATGGAACACCTGGGCGACGTCGGGAAGTTGCGGACGGTGGCCGAGGCGTGCGCGGACGAGGTGGTGGTTCCGGACGATGCCGGGTGCTGCGCCTTCGCGGGCGACCGGGGCATGCTGCACAAGGAGCTGACCGACTCGGCGACCTCCGATGAGGCGGCCGAGGTGGGCCGCCGACCCTACGACGCCTATCTGTCGGCGAACCGGATGTGCGAGATCGGCATGGAACGGGCCACCGGCCGTCCCTACCGCTCGGCCCTGATCGAACTGGAGCACGCCACCCGGCCGACCCTCGGGTGA
- the mltG gene encoding endolytic transglycosylase MltG, which yields MVNESPDARPRRRLRPTRRGKIVLVVGVLLLVSAAVLIPLTLLGPDERQKEKDRPRKTLLIPEGRRASEVYASVDRALGLASGSTRKIASTVDLNLPARAEGNPEGYLFPATYPLDAGTEPAGLLRYMTDTARKHFGADHVTAGAQRNNVSVYDTVTIASIVQAEADTASDMGKVARVVYNRLLKDMPLQMDSTINYALKRSTLDTTTTDTRLDSPYNSYRVKGLPPTPIGNPGEEALRAAVSPTPGPWLYFVTVGPGDTRFTDDYAEQRKNVEEFNRSRGDGTTS from the coding sequence ATGGTCAACGAGTCCCCGGACGCCCGCCCCCGCCGCCGACTCCGCCCGACCCGCCGCGGAAAGATCGTCCTGGTCGTCGGCGTGCTGCTGCTCGTCTCGGCCGCCGTGCTGATCCCGCTGACGCTGCTCGGCCCGGACGAGCGGCAGAAGGAGAAGGACCGGCCGCGGAAGACCCTGCTGATCCCCGAGGGCCGCCGCGCGTCGGAGGTGTACGCGTCCGTCGACCGAGCACTCGGCCTCGCGTCCGGGAGCACCCGGAAGATCGCCTCCACGGTGGACCTGAACCTGCCTGCGCGGGCCGAGGGCAACCCGGAGGGCTACCTCTTCCCGGCCACGTATCCGCTCGACGCCGGAACCGAGCCCGCCGGCCTCCTGCGCTACATGACCGATACCGCGCGCAAGCACTTCGGCGCGGACCACGTCACGGCAGGGGCCCAGCGCAACAACGTCTCCGTCTACGACACGGTCACCATCGCCAGCATCGTCCAGGCCGAGGCCGACACCGCCTCCGACATGGGCAAGGTGGCGCGGGTCGTCTACAACCGGCTGCTCAAGGACATGCCGCTGCAGATGGACTCCACCATCAACTACGCCCTCAAGCGCTCCACCCTGGACACGACGACCACCGACACCCGGCTGGACAGCCCGTACAACAGCTACCGGGTCAAGGGCCTCCCGCCGACGCCCATCGGCAATCCGGGGGAGGAGGCGCTGCGAGCGGCGGTCAGCCCCACGCCCGGACCCTGGCTGTACTTCGTCACGGTCGGCCCCGGCGACACCCGGTTCACCGACGACTACGCCGAACAGCGGAAGAACGTGGAGGAGTTCAACCGCAGCCGGGGCGACGGCACCACGAGCTGA
- a CDS encoding ABC transporter ATP-binding protein: MKPDASTWTPPPDARAVADRKPGEVRRILRLFHPYRGRLALVGLLVGASSLVSVASPFLLREILDTAIPQGRTGLLTLLALGMILTAVTTGVFGVLQTLISTTVGQRVMHDLRTAVYDRLQRMPLAFFTRTRTGEVQSRIANDIGGMQATVTSTATSLVSNLTAVTATVVAMLALDWRLTVVSLLLLPVFVAISRRVGRERKKITTQRQKQMAAMAATVTESLSVSGILLGRTMGRSDSLTRGFAEESERLVDLEVRSNMAGRWRMSTIGIVMAAMPAVIYWAAGLTFASGAAAVSIGTLVAFVTLQQGLFRPAVSLLSTGVQMQTSLALFQRIFEYLDLTVDITEPEHPVRLEKIRGEIAFEDVDFRYDERSGPTLTGIDLTVPAGSGLAVVGSTGSGKSTLSYLVPRLYDVTGGRVTIDGVDVRDLDFDTLARAVGVVSQETYLFHASVADNLRFAKPDATAEEIETAARAAQIHDHIASLPDGYDTLVGERGHRFSGGEKQRLAIARTILRDPPVLILDEATSALDTRTEQAVQEAIDALSAGRTTLTIAHRLSTVRDADQIVVLEDGRIAERGTHEELLDHGGRYAALIRRDSHPAPTPAP, encoded by the coding sequence ATGAAACCCGACGCATCCACCTGGACGCCCCCGCCCGACGCCCGCGCCGTCGCCGACCGGAAGCCGGGCGAGGTGCGGCGCATCCTCCGCCTCTTCCACCCCTACCGCGGCCGCCTGGCCCTCGTCGGCCTGCTGGTCGGCGCGTCCTCCCTGGTCTCGGTCGCCTCCCCGTTCCTGCTGCGCGAGATCCTGGACACCGCCATCCCGCAGGGGCGCACCGGCCTGCTGACCCTGCTCGCGCTGGGCATGATCCTCACCGCCGTGACGACCGGCGTCTTCGGCGTGCTCCAGACCCTGATCTCGACCACCGTCGGCCAGCGCGTCATGCACGACCTGCGCACCGCCGTCTACGACCGGCTCCAGCGGATGCCGCTCGCCTTCTTCACCCGCACCCGCACGGGCGAGGTCCAGTCCCGTATCGCCAACGACATCGGCGGCATGCAGGCGACCGTCACTTCCACCGCGACCTCGCTGGTCTCCAACCTCACGGCCGTCACCGCGACCGTCGTCGCCATGCTCGCCCTCGACTGGCGGCTCACGGTCGTCTCGCTGCTCCTGCTGCCGGTCTTCGTCGCGATCAGCCGCCGGGTCGGGCGGGAGCGCAAGAAGATCACCACCCAGCGCCAGAAGCAGATGGCCGCGATGGCCGCCACGGTCACCGAGTCCCTCTCGGTCAGCGGCATCCTCCTCGGCCGCACCATGGGCCGTTCCGACTCCCTCACGCGGGGCTTCGCCGAGGAGTCCGAGCGTCTGGTCGACCTGGAAGTGCGCTCCAACATGGCCGGACGCTGGCGGATGTCCACGATCGGCATCGTCATGGCCGCCATGCCCGCCGTCATCTACTGGGCGGCCGGACTCACGTTCGCCTCCGGAGCCGCCGCCGTCTCCATCGGCACCCTGGTCGCCTTCGTCACCCTCCAGCAGGGGCTGTTCCGCCCGGCGGTCAGCCTCCTCTCCACCGGGGTGCAGATGCAGACCTCCCTCGCCCTCTTCCAGCGCATCTTCGAATACCTCGACCTCACGGTGGACATCACCGAGCCGGAACACCCGGTCCGCCTGGAGAAGATCCGCGGTGAGATCGCCTTCGAGGACGTCGACTTCCGCTACGACGAGAGGAGCGGCCCGACGCTGACCGGCATCGACCTGACCGTCCCCGCCGGCAGCGGTCTCGCGGTCGTCGGATCGACCGGCTCCGGCAAGTCCACCCTGAGCTACCTCGTGCCCCGGTTGTACGACGTCACCGGCGGCCGCGTCACGATCGACGGGGTCGACGTCCGTGACCTGGACTTCGACACCCTGGCGCGAGCGGTCGGCGTCGTCTCCCAGGAGACCTACCTCTTCCACGCCTCGGTCGCCGACAACCTGCGCTTCGCGAAGCCGGACGCCACCGCCGAGGAGATCGAGACCGCGGCCCGCGCCGCCCAGATCCACGACCACATCGCCTCCCTGCCCGACGGCTACGACACGCTGGTCGGCGAGAGGGGCCACCGCTTCTCCGGCGGGGAGAAGCAGCGCCTCGCCATCGCCCGGACCATCCTGCGCGACCCTCCGGTGCTGATCCTCGACGAGGCGACCAGCGCGCTCGACACCCGCACGGAACAGGCCGTGCAGGAAGCGATCGACGCCCTGTCCGCCGGGCGGACCACGCTCACCATCGCGCACCGCCTGTCCACCGTCCGCGACGCGGACCAGATCGTCGTCCTGGAGGACGGCCGGATCGCCGAGCGCGGTACGCATGAGGAACTGCTCGACCACGGCGGCCGCTATGCCGCGCTGATCCGCCGCGACTCCCACCCCGCCCCGACGCCGGCCCCCTGA